The DNA segment GGCGTCTCCCACGATCGCTGAACACACGGCTGACGCGTGCTCGACATGCCGGGGAACCGGGTCTACCAGTGTCACGTCATAGCCGTCCTCCACCAACCATTCGGCGTGAATCCCGGTCCCTCCACCCACATCGAGCACACGAGCTGGCGCAGGGGGCAGAAACCGTCGTAGGAGCTCTTGAGTCCTGACCAGCTCCATCCGCCCGTCTGCCGAGGTGCGCAGGCGACTGTCCTCGTTCGCTGTCTCGCCATAGAACCGCATCACGGAGGGAGCCAATTCGAGATTCGACATGCCCGCAGTATCGTGTGTACCGGTGGACCAGTCCAGCGCGCGAAGTGGGAGAAGCCATGGCTGTTCTGAAATACGAGGAGATCGCTGAGTCGCTTCGGACTCGCATCGCCGCAGGTGAATTCGCCCCTGGCGAGACCATCCCGTCCGGCCGAGACTTGGCCGAACAGTGGGATGTGTCACGGGCCACCGCCATCAAAGCCGTCGACGTTCTCCGCAACGACGGCGTAGTCGTGGCCAAACAGGGGACCGGCTTCGTTGTCACGGAGACCCCCGTGGCACGCCCTGCCGGCGCCCGTCGAGCCGGATCGGCCCGCATCTTGGGTGGGATGCCGTTCTTGCGGGTCGGCACGCCCGACTGGGCCGAACCTCCCGTGCGTGTCGCCAACGCCCTCGGGCTAGCCCCGGGGACCCCGGCGCTCCGCCGTGTCCGCATCCTCCAACTTCCGGACGGAAGCCCGAACAGCTGCGTGGAAGCCTGGTTCCCGCCCGAGATCACAGAGGCGGCCCCCCGCCTGTCCGACACCGCCCCGATCGCCGAGGGCACGACACGCTACGTCCGCCGCCAGACCGGACGGTTCCCGGTGGAAGGGGTGGATGTCACTACCGTACGCCTGGCCACCGACGTGGAGGCCGAGCGATTGCGGGTCGCCGAGGGGAGCGCAGTAGCGGTCCTCCTTCACACGGCACATGACCAGGAAGGGCGCCCGCTGGTCTGCGAGGAGGGAGTCACACCTGCCTCACTCTTCGAGCAGGTGGACACGTATGCGATGTAGACGAGGGGCCAAACAAGGCTGGACCGGTCCGCCGGTCCAGCTTTTTTGATGCCCTGCTGAGCGCGCTGAGCTGCACAATCGGCCTACAGGGCCCCATCAATCCCAAACTCACTACTTGACTGGACCGGTCCACCGGTCCAGTCTGTAGATGCAACGCCGCACCGCCTGAGGGCGGAGCGGTTCTGATTCGGGATTGCCCGTTCGGAAGGCGCGGCTCAGGCCGCGCGCGCCGCAGGCCCTGAGTTGGTCGTTGCTTGAGAACTGCATAGGTGGGCCCCGTCTCCCCGAGTGGAAAAGACGGACTGCGCGGCATAGGGCCGCGCTCCCTGATCCCTGCGTTTTGAGGGAGGTCGGTCATGGACCGACGACATACCAAGGCGCCCCGGCACGCGGACCAGTCGGCGGCGCCCTTCCTGCTCTGGTCCGCTTCCTGGCTTCGCGGCGTCTGGCGCTGCGGCCGGCTGCCTCTCCCTCCCGTCCGATCAGGCCGACGTGCCGCAGGTCGTACGGGAGGGAGTGCGGGGAGTCGGAAATTCCGGTGCTCCATTCCGAAGGGGGTTGCTCATGTGGGAGAGCCTGATCGCGGTGGCGGGGACGCTGCTCGGGTCCGTGACCATGTACATGCTTCAGCAGCGGGGGACGGACCGGTCGGCGCTGCGGCGTGACCGCCTGGCGGCCGTGACCGCGTTGACGGTGGCGCTGGCCGACCATCGCCGCGCGATGTGGGTCCGTGAGGACCTGCGCCTCATGGGTGCGAACGCCGGCTACGAGGCGGCGCGGGCGGAGAGCCACGCGACACGGAGCGCGATCACCGCCCCTCTGACCACCCTGTCCATCCTCCTTCCGGGGCTCGCCCGGGTCGCGGAGGACGCGGCGACAGCCACCTACGGTCTGCGCGGCGCCGAGTCTCCTGAGGCTCTGAACGGGGCCCGGGAGGCGGCCATCGCCGCGTGCGAGCGGCTGACCCGCGAAGCCTCCAAGCTCTTCTGACCCGCCCCGCACCACCTGCCCCGGCCCCGCTCTTCGGCGGGGTCGCGATGACGCCGGATCGAATCCGGCCCGGGGCACCGGCCGCCTCCCTGCGGCCCGCCGCACCACACCGTGCGGCCTCTTCCCCCATCAACGGCGCGCACCCCCCGGAGGGCAATCCGAGGGGTGCTGTTCGGGCCGTTCCACCTGCAAGGGAGACCACGACCCAATGGACCAGATTACTGTTCGGGACGCGGTGACCGCGTTCGCCGACTTCATGGAACCGACCAGCGCGGAGCTGGACGCGATCGAGCAGGAGATCCCGCTGATCCTGGCGGACGTCGACCTGCTCGACGCGCAGATCATCACCCTCGACCGCACTCCGAGCGAGCTGGACGCCCGCCGTATCCGCCGGGCCCGTCGCCGAGTGCTGGCGGAGCGGGCGGCGCTGGCGACCCGCACCGCCGCCGCGGCGAGCCTGCCCGGGGGTGCCGCATGAGCGCCACGACCGGACAGAGCCTGGTGGCCGCGCACGCCGAGGTGAAGTCGGAGATCTCGCGGACCGACGGCAAGACCAGTCTCCTGCTGGCCTTCGTCGGCGCGATCCTGGCCGGCGCGTGGAGCGTCGGCCACGGCCTCCACCTCACCGTGCCCGCCCGCGTCGCCGGCGGCGCCGGTATGGGCCTGCTGCTCGTGGCGGCCGGACTGCTGCTGTGGTCGGTCCGCCCCCACCTGAGCGGCCGCCACGGCTTCCCGCTGTGGGCCACCCTCACCCCCGAGCAGATCACCGACACCCTCGCCCAGAACCTCGCGGCCGACGTCGCGGGGCTGTCCCGGCTCGCGGTCGCCAAGTTCACCAGCCTGCGCCGCGCGGTCGATCTCACCCTCACCGGCGGCGCCCTCCTCGTCCTCGCCGCCCTGCTCACAATCGGGGGTGCGGCATGAGCGAGCCGGTACGGATCGACTCCCTGCCGGAGCCGGTCGTGTCCCTGCTGCGGGCGGTGCACGATGCGCTGGACCTGCCCCTGCCGGGACTGACCGACGCCGACGAACGCGCCTACCACGTGCTCATGCACGACAGGGCGAGCCGCGCACGGATCGTCCTGGCCGGCGTCCTGGCCGACCGCCACGACCTGGGTCCCGCTGACGCCATGCTGCGCGAGTGGACGGCCGGTGCGCCGGTCACCTACACCCCCTGGATCGATCGCGGGGGTGCGGTGTGAAGGCCAAGACCGCACTGCCCGCCGTCGCGATGACGGCGGTGTCCATGGTCCTCACCCTGGCCGTGGTCATGCTGTGGCTGGGCGCGGCGGTGCCGTGGCCGGTCGCGCTGGTCGTCGGTCTCGGGATCGACGGGGGCTGGCTGGCCACCCTCGCCTACGAGCGCCGCCTCGCCGCGCAGGGCGACCACAGCACCCCGGTGACCGCCGTCGGATGGGGCTTCGGCGCGGTCGCCTCCGGCGTCCTCGTCGTCCACGCGCTCACCGCCGACACACACTCTGGTGCGTGGCTGGCCGTGTCCTGGTTCCCGGTCGCCGCCAAGGGCCTGTGGCTGGTCCACGGCCTGTGGGAGCGCACCGCCCTCACCCCGGCCGCACTCGAATCGATCCGCGGTATCCAGCAGCGGGCCCGGGACGAGGCCGCGCTGAAGCGTGCCCGTCTGCGGGCCGAAGCCGGGACCGAACAGACCCGGCTCACCGCGGTCACCGTGGCCGGCGCCCGTGTCGCCCGGGTGCGTGCTGTGACCGCGAAGAAGCTGTCCAAGGCATGGTCGGAACTGGAAGGCGCCCACCAGGGCAAGGACACCGCCCGCGCGCTGACCGACACCGCCCACGGATGGGCCCTGCCCGCCTGGTCCACCCCGCCCGCCTCGATCGAGAGCACCGGGACGGATGCGGAGGAATCGACCGAGAACGGTCGAGAACGGTCTATGGCTGACCTGCGGGAATCGACCCCGGCCACGGTCACCGTTTCCCGGCTGGTCGTGCCCGATCCCGTGCCGTTCGATCTGGGCAAGCAGACCACCCTGCTCAAGCCGATCGCGCCGCCGTCTCCGGTCGTGCGGCCGGTGCCGATCGAGGCGGCTCCCGCCCGGTCGTCGGCGGCCGAGTCGACCCGATCCCGCCGGGTGACCGGCCGGGTCCCGGAAGTGGCGAAGACGCCACGCACTCGCCGTACCCCGGAGCAGTTGATGACCCAGGCCCGGAAGGCGACCACGGGTTGGGAGGACGCGCAGATCACGGCCGAGGGCCTGCGCCGTGCGCTGCGCACGTCACCGGCGAACGCGCGGATGCTGCGTGACGCGCTGCTCGCCGAGCGGGCCGCGTGATGGCCGCGCTTCCGGTGTTCCGGTGGCGGCTCGCCCCGGACGGCTACGCCACCCGCCGACAGCTCCGCGCCCGCGGGCTGCGGCCCGGTGGCCAGTCGGTGGCCGCCCAGTTGGAGCGCCCGCGCCGTCGGCGCGGGCCGCTGGTCGCCTACCTCTACCGCGTCGACCTCGCCCAGCCCGTGCGGCCCATGACCGAGGCCCGGTGGGCGGCCCTGGCCAAGGCCAACCGCGCCCGCCGCATGTGCCCGGCCTGCGGCCGTGACGCCGGCTACGTCATCCCCGCCTCGCTCGGCGCGTGCGTGCCCTGTGCCTTCCCCGACCCCCAAGCTCTGAGGAGTGCCTGACATGGGCAAGCCCGATACCCGCCGTCTGGACAAGGCGATCCGCGAGGCGGAGCGCAAGCTTGAGGCGGTCCGTAACCGGGAGGTGTGGCCGCTGGACGGGCGCGAGCGGCGCGCTGTGCTCGGCGCGGTCGCTTCCGGCGCCTACAGCCTGCACCGTGGCAACGGCACCGCCCGCGCCGACCGGACCTTGGACAGCACGTGGCAGAGCGCCGAGACCCGCCTCGTCGCCGAGATCACCGCGCTTCAGGTCGAGCGTCAGCGCGTCGTGAACGAGGCCGCCGCCGACCGCGCGGCGAAGAAGTCCTCCGGGTGGTGGTGAGCGTGGACCCCAACGACACGCCTCCCGGCGAGTGCCCGCAGTGCTGGCGGCACGCCTACGACTCCCGCAACGCCCACCGCCACCTGGGCCCGCGTGAGGACTGCCCGGAGTGCGTGGACCACATGGTCAACGGCTGCCCCTACATCGTGCCCAAGAAGCAGTCCCGGTGGTGGTAGCCGCCCGCCCCGGCGCGTGACCCGCCCACACCACCGCCCCGGGGTGGCCGCCCCTGCCACGGACCCGGCCACCCCGGCACCCCCCTCAACTTCCCGCCCCCCCTTTTGGGGCAGTCAGGAGTCTGCCGTCATGAGCGGCACCGTCGTACCCCTGCACAAGGAACCCACCCCCGACCCTGAGCCCGAGGCCGGTCCGGTGACCGAGCTGACCGTGGTCCCCGACCCGCCCGCCGCGCCCCCGGTGCCGCTGTGGGTGCGCTCCGGTCGCACCGTCCGGGCGGCCGTCACGCACGAGAACACGCGCACGGCCGCCCGCGCCATGGCCCGCCACTCCCTCTACCTGGCCGGCGGGGCGCGGATCGTGGCTCGCCGCACTTGGGACGGCCGCACGGCCGCCCGCTACGAACGCATGCTCCGCGCGGCGGAAGCCGCGGGCAACCACGAGGCCGCCGCCGAGTGGGAAGAGCGCGGCCAGCGCTACCGCGAAGCCCGCCACCGCCGCCGCATGGACCTGCTCCACTCCCCCCTCGACGCGGCCAAGGGCGTCGGGATCAGCGCCGGTATGGGCGTCGGCGGCCTGGTCCTGCTCGGCGTCGCCATGGCCATTGCCACCAAGGACCCCGGCGAGGTGGTCACCCCGCTGATGGCGGTCGTCAGGTTCATCGACCTCATGGTCACCATCGTGCGGGTGGTGTGGGGTCCCGCGATCACCATCGGACCGTTCCTCGCCCTGCTCGCCCTCTGGTCCGTCGGCGCCCACCAGCACGCCGCCCCCAGTGGGCCCTGCCGCCCAACGCCCGCTCCGGTGAGGGCGAACCGATCACACCGTCGATCGTGGTCAAGGCCCTGCGCGACCTCGGCGTGCCCGCGCTGCGTAAGGCCATCACGGAGATGGGCGACGCCGGCGCCTCCATGCTGTCCCCGATCACGATCGCCGGGTGCGGCGTCGAGGTCGACGTGACCCTGCCGTCCGGGGTGTCCACGAACGAGGTGCAGGGCAGGCGCCGCAAGCTCGCCGAGAACCTGTCCCGGCACGAGCACGAGGTGTTCGTCACCATCCCCCAGGCCGCGCGGACGGTCCGGCTGTGGATCGCGGACTCCGGGGCCCTGGACGAGCCGATCGGCCCGTCCCCGCTCACGACCGACGACACCCTGACCGCCAACTACAAGACCGGCAAGGCTCCGTGGGGTCAGGACCTGCGCGGCGACGCCGCCGCCCTGAGCCTGTACCAGCGCCACCTCCTCGTCACCGGCCTGTCCAATCAGGGCAAGACCGCCGCCCTGCGCGCCCTCGCCCTATGGGCGGCGCTGGACCGCACGGTGGAGTTCCGGATCGCGGACCTCAAGGGCGCCGGCGACTGGGCCATGTTCGACGGGATCGCCACCGTGCTCATCCAGGGCCCGGCCGACGAGCAGGTCATCGAGGCCACCGAGATGGTCGAGGGCCTGGTCGAGGAGATGAACCGCCGCATCGAGACCCGCCGCGCCAATCCCGACGCGGTGTTCACCCCGCTCATCGGGCTGGTGGACGAAGCGCAGGTGGCGTTCATGTGCCCGGCCGTGGACGACGACAAGCGCCCCTACGGCGGCTCCAAGGCCACCTCCCGCTACTTCATGGCCGTGCGCAAGGTCCACAACCAGGGCCGCGTGGTCGACGTGCTGATGTGGGAGGGCACCCAGGACCCCACCGACCAGAACCTGCCCAAGCTGGTCCGCGAGGGCGCCCACACCCGCGCCTCCCTCGCCCTGGGCACCGAATCGCAGGCCGTCATGGCACTCGGGGAGAAGGCCGTCAACGGCGGCGCCGCCCCGCACCTTCTGCGCCAGGGACTCGACAAGGGCACCCTCGTCGTCGCCTCCGACGGCATCGAGATCCCCAAGGGCCAGACCTCCATCACCGTGCGCACCCACTTCATCAACGACACGGACGCCAAGGCCATCACCGACCGGGCCAAGGCCCTGCGCGACGGGGTCACCACCCTGCACGGCATCGACCGCGGGGAGGAACGCGACCCGCTTGCCGACATCGCGGCCGCCGTCGGGACCGACGCCCGGGTACGGACGCAGGAGGTCATCACCCGGCTCGCCGGACTCAACCCGCAAGCTTACGGCGGCTGGTCGTTCATCGACCTCAAGCGCGTTCTCGACGGCACCGGCGCCGAGCCCTACAAGTCCGACGGCGTGATGGTCATCAGCCGCGACCGCCTCGCCCGCGCCCTCGCCGACTGCGGCGACACCGGTTCCGCTTCTGCCGCCTGACAGCAGGGACCCGGACCGTGCCGGGTCAGGGAGGCAGGGAGAACTCCCTGAACCCCTCCCTGACTCGCCTCCCTGGCCCTGACCTGCACGAATGATCGTTCAGGGAGGCAGGGAGGCCCGCAGGTCAGCACCCCCGAAACCCCCTCCAGGACGCCCCCGGCAGGGGGTGCCTCCGCCTCCCTGAGCCATGCCCGGAAGGAATTCCGTATGCACTCGCACAACGACCACACCGCGCCCGTCGTGAGGGCCGTCGAGGTCCGTGAGCCCGCCCCCATCGCCCCGGCCGTGGTGGTCCCGGCCCCGCTCGTACCGCTCCAGCCGGACATCGTCCCGGCCACGGCGAGCATCCTCCTGCCGGACGGCCGGATCGTCACCGGCTACACCGCCCCCCACACCCAACCCGAACCCATCGCCGTCAAACCGGCCGTCTGCCGCGCGGCGGTCAACGTCGCCGTCGGCGGCGTCGGGTTCCTCGCCGTCTGCGGCGGACTGCTGATGCTCACCACCTTCATCACCGCCCTGACCGCGCTCATCACCCAGCTCATCACCCTCGCCGCCGTCCTCCTCGGCGGATACGTCGCCGTCCAGGCGCTCACCGCCAAGGGCCACCACAAGGCGGGGACCACGGTGAACATCCGCCGCGCGGTCATCAAGCGCAACCACTTCCACGGCTGAGCGAAGGAGACCGACCGCTGTGATGCGACTCCGCTTGCGGGTCATCGGCTGTCCCCGCCGGGCGTTGGCCCTGCTCGACGCCGCCCGGCCCAACTGTCCCGACTGCCACGGCGAGGGCGGCATCGCCCTCGACTACGGGGACGACACCGGCGAGTACGCCGGCACCCACTGGTACCGCTGCGACTGCTCCACCCCGTGGTGCGTGGTCCTGCTCCCGCTCCCGCGCATGCCCCGTCTGCTGCGCCGCCGCGCCGCCTACCGCGACCCGTGGAACACCGAACCCCCCTTCTAGATGCACCAAGGGCGGCCCCCATGTCTCGCCAAAGTCCGGGGCCGCCCTCGTTCCACCCATCCAACTGAACAGTGGAGGTCACCCAGCATGACCCATCACCGCGCCGTGCCGGAAGACGGCAATGTCAGCCTGTGCACCGGATCGGCCGCGCTGGACCAGGCCGTGGAAGCCGTCACCGGACTGCCCACGGTCGTGGTCGCCGAGAAGGACCCGGCCGCCTCGAACCTGCTGGCCGCACGGCTGCCGCACGCCCGCAACGTCGGTGACATCACGTCGGTCGACTGGCCGGCGCTGGCCGCCACGCTGCCGCGCCCGGCGTCGCTGACCGCCGGATTCCCCTGCCAGGACATCTCCAACGCCGGACCTCGGGGAGGGATCGCCGGTGACCGATCGGGACTGTGGAAAACCGTCGCCCACGCCATTCGCCACCTTCGACCCCGCCTCGTGTTCCTGGAGAACGTCGCCGCCATCCGAAGCCGGGGACTCGACGTCGTCGCGGCCGACCTGGCCGCGATCGGGTATGACGCGCGGTGGATGTGCCTACGAGCTGGAGATCCCGAGGTCGGAGCCTGCCACCGCCGGGACCGCTGGTTCGCCGTCGCGTATCCCGCTGCTGAAGACCCCCACCTCACAGCTCGGCCGGAACGGCGGGCCGCAGCACCCGGACAAACGGCGGGCGGGCGGGCACGGGCCCACGCTGGAGGACGAAGTGGTCTTCTTGCTGCCCCCGACGGACGGCTGACGCTGCTGCCCACCCCGGCCGCAGCCGACGGAACCGGCGGCCCGGGGATCTCCCCGAAACGGCGGGGCGGGATGAACCTGCGCACGGCCGTGACCCTGCTGCCCACCCCGGCGGCACGGGACTGGAAGTCCGGCGCCTCCAACCTGCTGGGGACCAACTCGCGTCCGCTGAACGAGGTGGTCGTCAATCTGCTGCCCACCCCGAAGGCGCCGGACGGGCCGCACGGCGGGCCGAACCAGCGAGACCGGGCCGGGAACTACTACCTGCCCGGCCAGGCCGTCCGCCTGGACGGCCGGTGGGTGGCCACCAACGGCACCGACTACGGGCCCGCCATCCACCGCTGGGAAACCGTCCTCGGCCGCCCCGCACCGGAGCCGACCGAACCGGGCACCAAGGGCAACCGCCGGCTGTCCCCGGCCTTCGTGGAATGGATGATGGGCGCCGATCCCGGCTGGGTCACCGATCCGGGGCTGGGTCTGTCCCGCTCCGACCAGCTCAAGATCCTCGGCAACGGCGTCGTCATCCACCAGGCCATCCACGCCTACCGCGCGCTGCTCGCCACCCTCGCGCCCGAAGCCGCCGACCCCACCCCGGCACAGCTCGCCCTCGACATCGCCTGACCACGCCAAGGGCGGCCCCCGTTCTCGCCAAAGTCCGGGGCCGCCCTCGTTCCACCCGTCCAACTGAACAGTGGAGGTCACCAGCATGACCCATGACGCCCGTCCCGCGCTGCTGAACGCCGCGCTGGACGCCGCCGCACGCGGCTGGCACGTTTTCCCCCTGCGCCCCGGCACCAAGCGGCCCGCACTGCACGGGGAGGCGTCCTGCCCCGGCACCGGCCCGTGCGCGAACGGCCACCTGAAGTGGGAGCAGCGCGCCACCAGCAACCCCGACCGCATCCGCGCCGCCTGGTCCCGGGCGCCGTTCAACGTCGGCATCGCCACCGGCCCCTCCGGGCTGGTCGTGGTCGACCTGGACGTGCCCAAGGACAAGAGCAGTTCGGACGCGCCTGGCGGCGCGGAGACCTTCCTGGCGCTCTGCGAGCGCGCCGGCCACGCCGTCCCCGCCACCTACCGCACCCGGACCGCGAGCGGCGGAACGCACCTGTACTTCACCGCCCCCGCCGGGGCGAGGCTGACCAACACGGCAGGAACTGTTGGTGAGTTGGTGGACACCCGGGCGTGGGGCGGCTACGTCGTCGCCGCGGGCAGCACCACCCCGGCGGGACCGTACGAGGCGCTGTGCGGGCCTGAGACGGCCGCCGTGCCCGGATGGCTGCTGAGCATCCTCCGCCCGGCCCCCAAAGCGCCTCAGGGGCCCTCCGTGGCCGCTACGGGGCAATCCCGCCGATACGCGGACGTAGCACTCACTAACGAGGCGCGGAACGTGGCTTCGGCCCCGTCCGGGGCCCGGAACGCGGTCCTGCTCCGAGCCGCGCGCGCCCTGGGCCGCCTCGTCGCGTGGGGCGACATCCCCCGGCATGTGGTCGAGGACGCTCTTCAGGAGGCGGGGGAGGCGGCCGGACTGCCGACGGCCGAGTGCCGCTCGACCCTCCGCAGCGCTCTGAACTGGTCCATCCGCCACAACCAGACCCGCGGGCGGGCGGCATGAACGCCCCCTCCCGCCCCCCGCTGAAGAGCATCACCCCCACCCCCGACCAGCCCCGCGCCGCCGAGCAGCCCGCGCCCCGTACGGCCGTGGGCGAGCCGAAAGGCGCCGCCCGTCAGGGCGTCCGAACTGCTCTTCTCCCTGACCCGCACCCGACCGGCCACGCCGGCCACGACACCGGGGACCCGACGCCGGAGCGGCCCGGTATCCGGATCTCCGCCCCGCCGGTCTACCGCCACCCCTACGACGGCGCTCGCTGGTCCAAGCGCTACGCCGCCACCCCGACCGCCGCCTACGCCTGCCCCTGCGGCGAGATCCGCACCGCCCAAGGGCAGGACGCCGTAGCCGCCCTGGTCACCGAGTACGCCGCCCACAAGCACTTCTGCACCGGCACACCCGCGCCGGACGCGGAAGGGAGGGCCGCCGCATGAGCGACACCGAGGAACTGCCCGCGCCCTCCAACCCGCTCGCCGTGGCCCGGCGTCTCCTGCCCGACTGGCAGACCGAGGACGGACAGCTCACCCACCGGCGCTGGCGGGCGTCCTGGATGCGGTGGCAGGGCACGTGCTGGCGTGAGATCGATGAAGCCCAGGTCCGCAAGGCCATGTACGAGCGGCTGGAGTACGCCGTCTACCTAGCCCCGACGAAGGACGGTGAGACCGAGGAACGCGACTGGGCGCCCACCAAGCAGAAGATCAGCAACCTGCTCGATGCCCTCGGGTCCATCACCCTGCTGCCGACCGACACCGACACCCCGTCATGGGTCGACCGCGCCGGCGCGAGTACCCCGCTGGACGGGCCGATCGTCGCGTGCGGGAACGGCCTTCTCCGTATCCGCGACCGCGCCCTGCTGCCGCACACCGCCGGGTTCTTCAACATCGTGTCCGTTCCCTTCGACTACGATCCCGACGCCACGGCCCCGGGCTGGGAGCGCTTCCTGTCCGACGTCTGGCCCGACGACCCCGACTCCATCACCGCGCTTCAGGAGTGGTTCGGCTACGTCCTGTCAGGTCGCACCGACCTACAGAAGATCCTGCTCATGGTCGGGCCGTCCCGCTCCGGGAAGGGCACGATCGCCCGGGTGCTGAAAGCGCTGGTCGGCAAGGAGAACCTGGCCGGGCCGACCCTCGCCGGTCTCGGCTCGAACTTCGGCCTGTCCACGCTCATCGGGAAGTCACTGGCGGTCATCTCCGACGCCCGGCTGTCCGGCAACGACAACACCCAGGTGGTGGAGCGGCTGCTGACCATCTCGGGCGAGGACACCATCGACATCGACCGCAAGTACCGCGAGCCGTGGACCGGCAAGCTGCCCTCCCGGCTGGTGATCCTGTCCAACGAACTGCCCCAGTTCGGCGACTCCTCCGGCGTCATCGCGAACCGGTTCGTCCTGCTCAACACCCGCTTGTCGTGGCTGGGCAAGGAAGACCCCACCCTCACCGACCGGCTGATCGCCGAAATGCCCGGCATCCTCAACTGGGCTCTGGAAGGACTCGTCCGTCTCCAGCGCACCCGCCGGATCACGGAACCCGCCTCCAGCCGCGAAGCGGTCACCACCATGCGCGACACCGCCTCGCCCACCAGCGCGTTCGTCCGCGAACGCTGCACCACCGGGGTCACGTGCAGCGTGCCCGTGGACGCCCTGTGGTCGGTCTGGCGGGACTGGGCCGAGGACAACGGCGTCAAGCCCGGCACCAAACAGGTCTTCGGCCGCAACCTCCTCTCCGTGGTCCCCCAGCTCAGCCGCACACGGCCCCGGGACGCCTACGGCCAACAGGTCGCCACCTACACCGGCATCACCCTCAAGCAGTCCGAACCACATCTTCCTGAGTCGTGACTCATCGCGACTCAAGCCCCCGCCAACCCGCTCTGAGTCGCGATGAGTCACGACTCAAAGCAATGTCTCTCCAACTCGTTCCGGTCCACCCAACCTCCCCGAGGAGCGTCATGGCCCGCCCCGAGAAGCTGAAGCTCACCGAAGTGCTGACCGAGATCAAGATGAGCCGCGCCGCCTTCTACCGCATGCGCGCCCGCGGCCAGGCCCCCAAGCTCATCAAGCTGCCCAACGGACAGATCCGTTGCCGCCGCAGCGACCTGGACGCCTGGTGGGCGGAGCACGAGACCGCAGCCTGACCATCCTTCGCACACGAGACATGAGGGGCCCGCGTCGAGCGGGCCCCTCTGGAGTTTGCATGTCGCTGACCTATGACGTTCGCCTCTACTCCATCGAGATCCGCAAGGACCGCCCGAAGCCATACCGCGTCCGGTGGCTGGTCGGGGCGAACAAGCACTCCAAGAGCTACACCCTCAAAGTTCAGGCGGACGGGCGCCGTTCGGAACTGATGTCCGCCATTCGACGCGGCGACCAGTTCGATGAAGAGACGGGGCTGCCCGTCTCCGAACTGCGGGCGAAGCAGGGTTCCGTCACCTGGTACGAGCACTGCCGCACCTATGTTGACCGCAAATGGGCGCTGGCCCCGGCGAAGTCGCGGAAGAACTACGCGGACGCGCTGGCGACCATCACGCCGGCGCTCGTGAAGACGAAGACGGGCATGCCCGATGCCGCCCTCATGCGACGCGCCCTCTACGGGTGGGCGTTCAACCGGAAGCGGTGGAGCGAGACCCCGCCGGACGACGTCGCCCGCGCCCTCGCGTGGGTCGCCAAGCATTCGCTGTCGGTGTCCGCTCTGGAAGACCCCGCGACCGTGCGCCTCGCCCTTGATGCCCTGGCTCTGCGTCTGGACGGGAAGTCGGCGGCACCGCGCACGGCCAAGCGCAAACGGGCATGCTTGAGCGATGTCCTCGGGCTGGCAGTGGAACAGCAGTACTTCTCCCTACCGGTCAACCCGCTGACGACCGTGAAATGGACCGCCCCGAAGTCCGTGGAGGAAGTGGACCCCGAAAGCGTTGCGAACCCCCGCCAGGTGCGCGCCCTCTTGGCCGGGGTTCGCGAACAGGGGCTCCGCGGGCGGCATCTGGAAGCCTTCTTCGGGTGCCTGTA comes from the Streptomyces sp. SUK 48 genome and includes:
- a CDS encoding phage/plasmid primase, P4 family, with the translated sequence MSDTEELPAPSNPLAVARRLLPDWQTEDGQLTHRRWRASWMRWQGTCWREIDEAQVRKAMYERLEYAVYLAPTKDGETEERDWAPTKQKISNLLDALGSITLLPTDTDTPSWVDRAGASTPLDGPIVACGNGLLRIRDRALLPHTAGFFNIVSVPFDYDPDATAPGWERFLSDVWPDDPDSITALQEWFGYVLSGRTDLQKILLMVGPSRSGKGTIARVLKALVGKENLAGPTLAGLGSNFGLSTLIGKSLAVISDARLSGNDNTQVVERLLTISGEDTIDIDRKYREPWTGKLPSRLVILSNELPQFGDSSGVIANRFVLLNTRLSWLGKEDPTLTDRLIAEMPGILNWALEGLVRLQRTRRITEPASSREAVTTMRDTASPTSAFVRERCTTGVTCSVPVDALWSVWRDWAEDNGVKPGTKQVFGRNLLSVVPQLSRTRPRDAYGQQVATYTGITLKQSEPHLPES
- a CDS encoding helix-turn-helix domain-containing protein, with amino-acid sequence MARPEKLKLTEVLTEIKMSRAAFYRMRARGQAPKLIKLPNGQIRCRRSDLDAWWAEHETAA
- a CDS encoding tyrosine-type recombinase/integrase, producing MSLTYDVRLYSIEIRKDRPKPYRVRWLVGANKHSKSYTLKVQADGRRSELMSAIRRGDQFDEETGLPVSELRAKQGSVTWYEHCRTYVDRKWALAPAKSRKNYADALATITPALVKTKTGMPDAALMRRALYGWAFNRKRWSETPPDDVARALAWVAKHSLSVSALEDPATVRLALDALALRLDGKSAAPRTAKRKRACLSDVLGLAVEQQYFSLPVNPLTTVKWTAPKSVEEVDPESVANPRQVRALLAGVREQGLRGRHLEAFFGCLYYAAMRPAEATALRAAQCHLPETGWGTLTLRQGVVRAGRSWTDDGSAHETRHLKARAKKDSRPVPIPPHFVRMLREHIATQGTAPDGRLFRTNRNGLLQETGYGEVWAKARQDVLSEAETASLLARRPYDLRHAGVSFWLSSGVDAMECARRAGHSIAVLHKVYAKVLDQTRERANSRIDAALREWNEPE